In one Streptomyces venezuelae genomic region, the following are encoded:
- the rnc gene encoding ribonuclease III: MRGTVSSPKKAEDAKKLAETTASSHTLLEGRLGYKLESALLVRALTHRSYAYENGGLPTNERLEFLGDSVLGLVVTDTLYRTHPDLPEGQLAKLRAAVVNSRALAEVSRGLELGSFIRLGRGEEGTGGRDKASILADTLEAVIGAVYLDQGLDAAGELVHRLFDPLIEKSSNLGAGLDWKTSLQELTATESLGVPEYLVTESGPDHEKTFTAAARVGGVSYGTGTGRSKKEAEQQAAESAWRAIRAAADERIKAAEAAAAARSEGTADAPSA; the protein is encoded by the coding sequence GTGAGAGGCACCGTGTCTAGCCCCAAGAAGGCGGAAGACGCCAAGAAACTGGCGGAGACAACGGCCTCGTCCCACACGCTTCTGGAAGGGCGGCTCGGGTACAAGCTCGAGTCCGCCCTTCTGGTGCGTGCGCTGACCCACCGTTCGTACGCGTACGAGAACGGCGGCCTGCCGACGAACGAGCGTCTGGAGTTCCTCGGGGACTCGGTGCTCGGCCTCGTCGTCACGGACACGCTGTACCGCACCCACCCCGACCTGCCCGAAGGCCAGCTGGCCAAGTTGCGGGCCGCGGTGGTCAATTCGCGTGCGCTGGCGGAGGTCAGCCGTGGCCTCGAACTCGGCTCCTTCATCCGGCTCGGCCGGGGCGAAGAGGGCACGGGTGGCCGGGACAAGGCATCCATCCTCGCCGACACCCTGGAAGCGGTGATCGGCGCGGTCTATCTGGACCAGGGTCTGGACGCCGCGGGTGAGCTCGTCCACCGGCTCTTCGACCCGTTGATCGAAAAGTCCTCGAACCTGGGCGCGGGCCTGGACTGGAAGACCAGTCTCCAGGAGCTCACCGCGACGGAGAGCCTCGGCGTGCCCGAGTATCTCGTCACGGAGAGCGGCCCCGACCACGAGAAGACTTTCACTGCTGCCGCCCGCGTCGGAGGCGTCTCGTACGGCACCGGCACCGGCCGCAGCAAGAAGGAAGCGGAGCAGCAGGCCGCCGAGTCCGCGTGGCGTGCCATTCGCGCCGCCGCGGACGAGCGGATCAAGGCGGCCGAGGCCGCCGCTGCCGCCCGGTCCGAGGGGACCGCCGACGCCCCCTCGGCCTGA
- the rpmF gene encoding 50S ribosomal protein L32, whose translation MAVPKRKMSRSNTRHRRSQWKAAVPTLVSCERCQEPKQQHIACPSCGTYNKRQVLEV comes from the coding sequence GTGGCTGTTCCGAAGCGGAAGATGTCGCGCAGCAACACGCGCCACCGCCGGTCGCAGTGGAAGGCTGCGGTCCCCACCCTGGTTTCGTGTGAGCGTTGCCAGGAGCCCAAGCAGCAGCACATCGCGTGCCCGAGCTGCGGCACCTACAACAAGCGCCAGGTCCTCGAGGTCTGA
- a CDS encoding YceD family protein, with amino-acid sequence MSTRLDHRNPLVFDTHELGRRPGAMQRLTREIEAPGPPAAFGIEGVVGVPQGAPVELEIRLESVMEGVLVTGTARASAEGECVRCLEPLELELDADFQEMFSYPDADDRGRTAEPADDAEEDENRLYLEDGMFDLEPVLRDAVVLALPMQPVCQDDCPGLCSQCGVRLADDPDHHHDAVDIRWAALQGLAGTIQDGEKDEMSGAEAEAGVDEKQEK; translated from the coding sequence CTGAGCACGCGCCTCGACCACCGGAACCCCCTCGTGTTCGACACACACGAGCTGGGTCGGCGTCCTGGTGCCATGCAGCGGCTGACCCGCGAGATCGAGGCGCCCGGTCCGCCGGCCGCCTTCGGCATCGAAGGAGTCGTCGGAGTGCCGCAGGGCGCCCCGGTCGAGCTGGAGATCCGCCTTGAGTCGGTCATGGAAGGGGTGCTTGTCACAGGCACCGCCCGTGCATCGGCCGAGGGGGAGTGCGTAAGGTGTCTGGAGCCGCTCGAGCTGGAGCTCGACGCGGACTTCCAGGAGATGTTCTCGTACCCTGACGCCGACGACCGGGGCCGCACCGCGGAGCCGGCCGACGACGCCGAGGAAGACGAGAACAGGCTCTACCTCGAGGACGGCATGTTCGACCTCGAACCCGTGCTGCGCGATGCGGTGGTGCTCGCACTGCCGATGCAGCCGGTGTGCCAGGACGACTGTCCGGGCCTGTGCTCCCAGTGCGGAGTGCGGCTCGCGGACGACCCGGACCACCACCATGACGCCGTCGACATCCGTTGGGCGGCTTTGCAGGGACTCGCTGGCACCATCCAGGACGGCGAGAAGGACGAGATGAGCGGCGCCGAAGCGGAAGCGGGCGTCGACGAGAAGCAGGAGAAGTAG
- a CDS encoding cell division initiation protein, with translation MDVQKKIDEIVQAVGSARSMPMSASCVVNRADLLSMLEEVRQALPGSLAQAQELIGGREQLVEQARQEAERIIESAHAERGSLISDTEVARNSQSEADRILAEARQAADEVRVEADDYVDSKLANFEVVLTKTLGSVGRGREKLLGTGPGLDEQGYEDEDAPERSHDPETLRRNADAYVDAKLGAFEAVLAKTLEAVGRGRQTLHGRAPADELGTLGEGAASQGHTTDAEYLADLAGPSPAARPAPAAEPAPPQPAQAPPIPAQQPYAPPQQQPDPYGYPQHDGYQQQDQYAYQQAYGQQDPYAYQHQQHDQYGYQQQGYEQPQYETPTATPAATLEEASLFDTTMISAEQLRQYEQGRQQP, from the coding sequence GTGGACGTGCAGAAGAAGATCGACGAGATCGTCCAGGCGGTCGGCAGCGCCCGGTCCATGCCCATGTCGGCCTCGTGCGTGGTCAACCGCGCCGATCTGCTCTCGATGCTCGAAGAGGTGCGCCAGGCCCTGCCGGGCTCCCTCGCGCAGGCCCAGGAGCTCATCGGCGGCCGCGAGCAGCTCGTCGAGCAGGCCCGCCAGGAGGCCGAGCGGATCATCGAGTCCGCCCACGCCGAGCGCGGCTCCCTGATCTCCGACACCGAGGTCGCCCGCAACTCGCAGAGCGAGGCCGACCGCATCCTCGCGGAGGCCCGCCAGGCCGCCGACGAGGTCCGCGTCGAGGCCGACGACTACGTGGACAGCAAGCTCGCCAACTTCGAGGTCGTCCTCACCAAGACCCTGGGCTCGGTCGGCCGCGGCCGCGAGAAGCTCCTCGGCACCGGACCCGGCCTCGACGAGCAGGGGTACGAGGACGAGGACGCCCCCGAGCGCAGCCACGACCCCGAGACGCTGCGCCGCAACGCCGACGCGTACGTGGACGCGAAGCTCGGCGCCTTCGAGGCGGTCCTCGCCAAGACCCTCGAAGCCGTCGGCCGCGGCCGCCAGACCCTGCACGGCCGGGCCCCCGCCGACGAGCTCGGCACCCTCGGCGAGGGCGCCGCCTCCCAGGGCCACACCACCGACGCCGAGTACCTGGCGGACCTCGCGGGACCCTCGCCCGCGGCGAGGCCCGCCCCCGCCGCCGAGCCCGCCCCGCCGCAGCCCGCCCAGGCCCCGCCGATCCCGGCCCAGCAGCCCTACGCGCCGCCGCAGCAGCAGCCCGATCCGTACGGCTACCCGCAGCACGACGGGTACCAGCAGCAGGACCAGTACGCGTACCAGCAGGCCTATGGCCAGCAGGATCCGTACGCGTACCAGCACCAGCAGCACGATCAGTACGGCTACCAGCAGCAGGGCTACGAGCAGCCGCAGTACGAGACGCCGACCGCGACGCCTGCCGCGACGCTCGAAGAGGCCAGCCTCTTCGACACGACCATGATCAGCGCCGAGCAGCTGCGCCAGTACGAACAGGGACGTCAGCAGCCCTGA
- the coaD gene encoding pantetheine-phosphate adenylyltransferase: MRRAVCPGSFDPITNGHLDIIARASKLYDVVHVAVMINQSKKGLFEIEERIEMIRQVTADFGNVEVESFHGLLVDFCKQRDIPAIVKGLRAVSDFDYELQMAQMNNGLSGVETLFVPTNPTYSFLSSSLVKEVAAWGGDVAHLLPPLVHEALVERLGKK, from the coding sequence TTGCGCCGCGCCGTCTGTCCGGGGTCTTTCGACCCCATCACCAATGGACACCTCGACATCATCGCCCGCGCCTCCAAGCTGTACGACGTGGTGCACGTCGCGGTGATGATCAATCAGTCGAAGAAGGGCCTGTTCGAGATCGAGGAGCGGATCGAGATGATCCGCCAGGTCACCGCCGACTTCGGCAACGTCGAGGTGGAGTCCTTCCACGGCCTCCTCGTCGACTTCTGCAAGCAGCGCGACATCCCGGCCATCGTCAAGGGCCTGCGCGCGGTCAGCGACTTCGACTACGAACTCCAGATGGCCCAGATGAACAACGGCCTCTCGGGCGTCGAGACCCTGTTCGTGCCGACGAACCCCACGTACAGCTTCCTCTCCTCCTCGCTGGTCAAGGAGGTCGCGGCTTGGGGCGGTGACGTCGCGCACCTGCTGCCGCCGCTGGTCCACGAGGCCCTGGTCGAACGCCTGGGTAAGAAGTGA